Proteins found in one Desulfomonilia bacterium genomic segment:
- a CDS encoding AtpZ/AtpI family protein, with the protein MKREDRFATEVGKKEARKIKSELEPDQTVWFGLGMFGIIGWSVAIPTLIGVALGLWIDSRWPTQYSWTLMLLVTGLALGCLNAWYWVKKGGITKE; encoded by the coding sequence ATGAAGAGAGAGGACAGGTTTGCAACCGAGGTGGGAAAAAAAGAGGCAAGAAAGATCAAAAGCGAACTTGAGCCGGATCAGACCGTCTGGTTCGGACTGGGGATGTTCGGGATTATAGGCTGGTCGGTCGCTATCCCAACCCTTATCGGTGTGGCCTTGGGCTTATGGATAGACAGCAGATGGCCAACGCAATATTCCTGGACCCTGATGCTTCTTGTAACGGGTCTTGCACTGGGCTGTCTGAACGCATGGTACTGGGTTAAAAAAGGAGGGATTACAAAAGAATGA
- a CDS encoding cyclase family protein gives MIIGQVIDLSRTISEDMPVYPGTEQPVISNPCTIDGCGFAEKKITLYSHTGTHMDAPSHILRGAPCLEDLGAGHFIGKGAVIDLSRKAVKNHSIELDELLVFKELVTKKQFILLHTGWGKYWGRDNYFKGYPVLSTESAEWLAGFNLRGIGIDMISIDPPDTEDMRIHKIFLSRNIVIIENLSNLSELTGKNFIFCCFPLKLMNSDGSPARAIAVIN, from the coding sequence ATGATCATTGGCCAGGTTATAGACCTCAGCAGGACTATTTCCGAAGACATGCCCGTTTATCCCGGAACAGAACAGCCTGTGATATCAAACCCCTGCACCATCGATGGGTGCGGATTTGCAGAAAAGAAGATCACACTGTATTCTCACACAGGTACGCATATGGATGCGCCATCTCATATATTGAGAGGTGCGCCATGCCTTGAGGATCTGGGTGCCGGCCATTTTATCGGAAAAGGCGCTGTGATCGATTTGAGCCGGAAAGCCGTTAAAAACCACAGTATAGAATTAGACGAACTTCTGGTTTTTAAGGAGCTTGTTACTAAAAAACAGTTCATTCTTCTGCACACGGGCTGGGGAAAATACTGGGGCAGAGATAATTACTTCAAAGGTTACCCGGTCCTCTCAACAGAGTCTGCAGAATGGCTCGCAGGATTCAACCTCAGAGGCATCGGCATCGATATGATCTCGATTGACCCGCCGGATACAGAAGACATGAGGATCCATAAGATATTTCTGAGCCGGAACATTGTCATCATAGAAAATCTTTCAAATTTATCTGAATTGACGGGAAAGAATTTTATTTTCTGCTGTTTCCCTCTTAAGCTTATGAATTCAGACGGCTCGCCCGCAAGGGCAATAGCCGTGATCAATTGA
- a CDS encoding F0F1 ATP synthase subunit A has translation MEILSLNQISPDQVILWHWRFITINATLVFTWLVMAILILTSWLVTRNVTSSENISRWQGLLEVVVTGIREQIRETSHGDPDEYTAFIGSLFLFIGLSNFMMFVPGYVAPTSSLTTTCALAICVFIAVPFYGIKNQGVVHYLKEYFQPTLIFFPFHVMGEITRTLALMIRLFGNMMSHDKVIGILLAVTPFLFPVVMQCLGLLIGMVQAYIFAILAMVYIASASQAQEEKHQAAV, from the coding sequence ATGGAAATTTTATCACTCAATCAGATAAGCCCGGACCAGGTTATCCTGTGGCACTGGCGGTTTATTACGATTAACGCAACCCTCGTTTTCACCTGGCTGGTCATGGCGATCCTGATTCTGACCTCGTGGCTCGTTACAAGAAATGTTACATCGAGTGAAAATATATCAAGATGGCAGGGTTTGCTTGAAGTGGTAGTTACTGGTATTCGAGAACAGATCAGGGAAACTTCGCACGGCGACCCTGATGAATATACAGCCTTTATAGGCTCGCTATTTCTCTTCATTGGGTTGTCTAACTTTATGATGTTTGTCCCTGGTTATGTGGCCCCTACTTCGTCTCTGACAACCACCTGCGCACTGGCGATATGTGTTTTCATCGCCGTGCCTTTTTATGGAATCAAGAATCAGGGTGTTGTGCATTATCTGAAGGAATATTTCCAGCCCACGCTGATATTTTTCCCGTTTCATGTAATGGGCGAGATAACAAGGACGCTGGCGCTCATGATTCGTCTTTTTGGAAACATGATGAGCCATGACAAGGTAATAGGGATACTGCTGGCGGTAACGCCGTTTCTGTTCCCGGTCGTGATGCAGTGTCTAGGGCTTTTGATAGGTATGGTTCAGGCCTACATCTTTGCAATACTGGCCATGGTATATATAGCATCGGCATCCCAGGCCCAGGAGGAAAAGCATCAGGCTGCAGTGTGA
- a CDS encoding DMT family protein, whose translation MKTYLSTIILLCFSNIFMTFAWYGHLKNLSHKPWIIAALLSWGIALFEYMIQVPANRIGHHVMNVGQLKILQEVITLSVFVPFSIIYLKEKPSIDYIWAGLCLLGAVFFLFRTKIPGV comes from the coding sequence ATGAAAACTTATTTATCAACCATTATACTATTGTGTTTCAGTAACATCTTCATGACATTTGCCTGGTACGGCCACCTTAAAAACCTCTCTCACAAACCCTGGATTATAGCCGCGCTGTTAAGCTGGGGCATTGCCTTATTCGAATACATGATACAAGTTCCCGCAAACAGGATTGGGCATCATGTAATGAATGTTGGACAACTCAAGATATTGCAGGAAGTCATAACACTTTCCGTGTTTGTGCCCTTTTCCATAATATATCTGAAGGAAAAACCTTCCATAGATTACATCTGGGCAGGATTATGCCTGCTCGGAGCCGTCTTCTTTCTTTTCAGGACTAAAATACCTGGCGTCTGA
- a CDS encoding F0F1 ATP synthase subunit C codes for MDSVTWIAVVSIISAGLAMAIGSIGPALGEGTAVSQALSAIAQQPDEKNSITRTLFVSLAMIESIAIYCFVISMILIFANPFWDHATKALK; via the coding sequence ATGGACAGTGTAACATGGATCGCCGTTGTTTCAATCATTTCAGCCGGGCTTGCCATGGCAATCGGTTCTATCGGTCCTGCACTTGGAGAAGGGACAGCAGTGAGCCAGGCTCTGAGTGCCATTGCCCAGCAGCCTGATGAGAAAAATTCTATCACGAGAACGCTCTTCGTAAGTCTTGCCATGATCGAGTCGATTGCCATTTACTGTTTCGTCATCTCGATGATCCTCATATTCGCAAATCCGTTCTGGGATCATGCCACAAAGGCACTGAAATAG
- a CDS encoding OmpA family protein has protein sequence MKRYLMASAIFLVLITSPCYAGVKAGSISAGFEDGWYVFDGQEDITNTTQAGIWVGYDATKNIGIEAKLAYSGTLNDDETQKVRVWSYRAEGLYYFMPDATFVPYGAVGVGCRSTRFTNDTLDVDAYTGGDRNYLTVDVGLGVKYFITDYLVARLDVRDVMLPSRYKDDFLNNIEATLGIGFYLAKKPKTAAPEPAAVAAPEPAPEAVVAPPVPEPAPVPIVEKPAPAPVVNEVERKIVEKGKATLDVRFRTASAEIDTMYTNDLKSFADVMKKHPELKVYIEGHTDNIGPSDYNKKLSQARAENVKKYLVEKLGVDGSKLTAIGYGEEKPIASNQTAEGRLKNRRVEAVVEYDKVKDVKK, from the coding sequence ATGAAAAGATATTTGATGGCATCTGCAATATTTTTGGTTTTGATAACCTCACCATGTTATGCAGGAGTTAAAGCCGGTAGTATTTCTGCAGGGTTCGAAGACGGATGGTATGTTTTTGACGGGCAGGAAGATATTACCAACACGACTCAGGCAGGCATCTGGGTTGGTTATGATGCAACGAAGAATATAGGTATTGAAGCTAAATTAGCATACAGCGGAACATTGAACGATGACGAGACGCAGAAGGTCAGGGTCTGGTCATACCGCGCAGAAGGGTTGTACTACTTTATGCCTGATGCGACATTCGTTCCTTATGGTGCGGTCGGGGTGGGCTGCAGATCAACCAGATTCACAAACGACACACTGGATGTCGATGCATATACAGGAGGCGACCGCAACTATCTGACAGTGGATGTTGGTCTGGGTGTGAAATATTTCATAACCGATTATCTTGTGGCGAGGCTTGATGTCAGAGATGTAATGCTTCCCAGCAGGTATAAAGATGATTTTCTTAACAATATTGAAGCAACCCTCGGAATCGGTTTTTATCTGGCTAAAAAACCGAAAACGGCAGCGCCGGAACCAGCTGCTGTTGCAGCCCCTGAACCCGCTCCTGAAGCAGTCGTGGCTCCTCCAGTGCCCGAACCGGCTCCTGTTCCGATAGTGGAGAAGCCAGCCCCGGCCCCTGTCGTCAACGAGGTGGAGAGAAAGATAGTCGAAAAGGGAAAAGCTACGCTTGATGTAAGGTTCAGGACAGCAAGCGCCGAGATAGATACCATGTATACTAACGACTTGAAAAGCTTTGCGGATGTCATGAAGAAGCATCCAGAACTTAAGGTTTATATAGAAGGCCACACGGATAATATCGGACCCTCTGACTACAACAAAAAGCTGTCGCAGGCACGTGCTGAAAATGTAAAGAAATATCTTGTCGAAAAGCTAGGAGTTGATGGCTCGAAACTTACGGCAATCGGCTACGGTGAAGAAAAACCTATAGCCAGTAACCAGACTGCAGAGGGCAGATTAAAAAATCGCCGTGTTGAAGCCGTTGTTGAATATGATAAGGTCAAAGACGTGAAAAAATAG
- a CDS encoding F0F1 ATP synthase subunit epsilon, whose protein sequence is MKILLPSEVFLKGEVSKLTAEAVNGSFCLLPRHIDFVSAIIPGILIMEDAEARKSFYAIDQGILVKKGDDVFISTRNAFSIPDLGKGREIVEEKFKIIDDREKTSRAAAYRLEADMVRRLMEIKGNA, encoded by the coding sequence GTGAAAATTCTGCTCCCATCTGAAGTGTTTTTGAAAGGTGAGGTTTCAAAACTGACCGCCGAGGCCGTAAACGGTTCGTTCTGCCTGCTCCCAAGGCATATAGACTTTGTTTCGGCCATCATTCCGGGAATCCTCATAATGGAGGATGCAGAGGCCAGGAAATCTTTCTACGCGATCGACCAGGGCATACTGGTCAAAAAGGGGGATGACGTATTCATATCGACCAGGAATGCGTTTTCGATACCTGACCTGGGAAAGGGCAGGGAAATAGTCGAAGAAAAATTCAAGATAATTGACGACCGGGAAAAGACTTCAAGGGCGGCTGCCTACAGGCTGGAGGCGGATATGGTGCGACGCCTCATGGAGATAAAGGGAAATGCCTAA
- a CDS encoding F0F1 ATP synthase subunit gamma: METVETLKKKIKSTNDLLGVVKTMKALAAVSIRQFQRSVESLSDYTNTVEMGLEIVLKGQIEPVEKTKKPKSIGAVVFGSDQGLCGQLNTLIASYAALEIQMTQVDFDEVVLITIGERARDYLELADLDVIESITTPSSISGITPAVQELVMILYDWHFNQKVEQIYLFFNKYVSGSNYKQEGIRILPIDREWLNKIKNRKWDSRTLPFFSMKKEILFHHLIREYLFVSLYRAFAESLASENASRLAAMQSAEKNIEERLNELNLSYFRQRQSKITEELIDIVSGYEVLKNS, translated from the coding sequence ATGGAAACAGTTGAAACGCTGAAGAAAAAGATCAAGAGCACGAATGACCTTCTTGGTGTCGTGAAGACCATGAAGGCGCTGGCCGCTGTCAGCATACGACAGTTCCAGCGTTCGGTCGAATCCCTTTCGGACTATACGAATACTGTTGAAATGGGACTTGAGATTGTATTGAAAGGTCAGATTGAGCCTGTAGAAAAGACAAAAAAACCAAAAAGCATAGGGGCTGTTGTTTTCGGTTCCGACCAGGGGCTCTGCGGGCAGCTGAATACACTGATTGCTTCTTATGCGGCGCTTGAAATTCAGATGACGCAGGTGGACTTCGACGAGGTGGTGTTGATCACTATCGGGGAAAGGGCAAGGGATTACCTTGAACTTGCCGACCTGGATGTCATTGAGAGTATTACCACGCCAAGCTCGATATCGGGAATAACCCCTGCGGTTCAGGAGCTTGTGATGATATTGTACGACTGGCACTTCAACCAGAAAGTGGAGCAGATTTACCTGTTTTTCAACAAGTACGTATCAGGTTCGAATTACAAACAGGAAGGTATAAGAATCCTGCCGATTGACCGGGAATGGCTTAATAAAATAAAAAACCGAAAATGGGATTCGAGGACGCTTCCGTTTTTTTCAATGAAAAAGGAGATATTGTTTCATCATCTGATAAGGGAGTATCTTTTTGTAAGTCTGTACAGGGCCTTTGCCGAGTCACTTGCAAGTGAAAACGCCTCCCGCCTCGCTGCAATGCAGAGTGCCGAAAAGAATATCGAAGAAAGACTTAATGAACTTAATCTGAGTTATTTCAGGCAGCGCCAGTCGAAGATTACAGAGGAGCTTATCGATATAGTATCCGGATACGAGGTGCTGAAAAATTCCTGA
- a CDS encoding alternate F1F0 ATPase, F1 subunit alpha has translation MGADAGALDNVLKDTFTRLKSSLDGYQPEIAAEEVGTVTFVGSGIVLVKGLSGVRSEEIVHFPGDLYGLVFNVDANDSGIIMLDSTETLRAGDEVKRTGRVLDVPVGEAFLGRVVDAIGRPLDGLGEVHGSERMPVERLAPPIMHRDPVTVPLQTGLKAIDALIPIGRGQRELILGDRQTGKTAIALDTVINQKNTGVICIYCAVGKQGADVARTVAVLKEYGAISYSIVVVASGEDAAGLQYVAPYAATSMAEYFMSKGKDVLIIYDDLTSHARAYRELSLLLRRPPGREAYPGDIFYIHSRLLERSTHLRKEYGGGSLTALPIIETEAGDISSYIPTNLISITDGQLYLSTGLYQKGVLPAIDVGKSVSRVGGKAQLPAYRAVAGDLRISYSQFEELESFSRFGTRLDEATKKTLERGWRVREVLKQPQFKPIPVAEQIAAMLAVTNGAFDNVPTANVSEAENALRKNVKENQGSICSQIENGNKLTDENRKVLLDEAVKASAQFSELTEDGNS, from the coding sequence ATGGGAGCGGATGCGGGGGCTCTGGACAATGTCCTTAAAGATACATTTACAAGGCTTAAAAGCTCGCTAGACGGCTACCAGCCCGAGATAGCCGCAGAAGAAGTTGGAACCGTCACCTTTGTCGGTTCCGGTATTGTTCTTGTGAAAGGCCTTTCCGGGGTCAGATCCGAGGAAATTGTCCATTTCCCCGGTGATCTTTACGGACTCGTATTCAATGTGGATGCAAATGATTCAGGAATAATAATGCTTGATTCGACAGAGACGCTCAGGGCAGGCGACGAGGTAAAACGCACAGGCCGGGTCCTTGATGTTCCAGTCGGTGAGGCTTTTCTTGGCCGGGTCGTTGACGCAATCGGCAGGCCTCTCGATGGATTGGGCGAGGTGCATGGCAGTGAAAGGATGCCGGTTGAAAGGCTGGCACCGCCCATAATGCACCGCGATCCTGTAACCGTTCCTCTTCAGACCGGGTTAAAGGCAATAGATGCGCTCATTCCAATAGGAAGGGGGCAGCGTGAACTGATTCTCGGTGACAGGCAGACAGGCAAGACCGCTATTGCCCTGGATACGGTAATCAACCAGAAAAACACCGGCGTGATATGCATTTATTGCGCAGTCGGAAAGCAGGGGGCGGACGTTGCAAGGACAGTTGCCGTGCTGAAAGAATATGGTGCCATTTCATATTCAATAGTGGTGGTGGCGTCAGGGGAAGATGCGGCGGGCCTTCAGTATGTCGCGCCGTATGCTGCTACGTCCATGGCCGAATACTTCATGTCAAAAGGGAAGGATGTGCTTATCATCTATGACGACCTTACAAGCCATGCCAGGGCTTACCGGGAACTTTCACTTCTGCTCAGGCGTCCGCCGGGCCGTGAGGCGTACCCCGGTGATATATTCTATATTCATTCGAGGCTTCTGGAGAGGTCGACGCACCTCAGGAAGGAATATGGCGGCGGTTCGTTGACGGCGCTGCCGATCATTGAAACAGAGGCAGGCGATATTTCATCATATATCCCGACAAATCTTATTTCCATTACCGACGGTCAGCTGTACCTTTCCACCGGCCTTTACCAGAAGGGTGTGCTGCCGGCAATAGACGTAGGCAAGAGCGTGTCGCGGGTCGGCGGCAAGGCGCAGCTCCCTGCATACAGAGCCGTCGCTGGGGATCTTCGGATATCATATTCCCAGTTCGAGGAGCTCGAGAGCTTTTCCCGCTTCGGAACAAGGCTTGATGAGGCGACGAAGAAGACGCTTGAAAGGGGCTGGCGTGTACGTGAAGTTCTGAAACAGCCGCAATTCAAACCTATTCCGGTTGCAGAACAGATTGCTGCCATGCTTGCTGTCACCAACGGGGCATTTGACAATGTTCCAACGGCAAATGTTAGTGAAGCTGAAAATGCGCTCAGAAAAAATGTTAAAGAGAATCAGGGCAGCATCTGTTCTCAAATTGAAAACGGAAACAAGCTAACCGATGAAAACAGGAAGGTGCTTCTTGATGAAGCAGTAAAAGCCTCTGCTCAATTCTCGGAATTGACTGAAGATGGAAACAGTTGA
- the atpD gene encoding F0F1 ATP synthase subunit beta — translation MDEQLNLGTIVSVRGSVVDAHFPSRLPSIFNILRTGDNNEIVIEVNTHLNSTTIRGISLTTTQGLARGAQIIDTGKPLSVPVGKDLLGRMMNVFGEPIDYLGDVPGELRSIHAKPIPLKELSASSEIFTTGIKAIDVLAPLQRGGKAGLFGGAGVGKTVLITEIIHNTAKAHEGVSIFCGIGERCREGEELYRDMRDAGVLKNTAMVFGQMNEPPGARFRVGHAALTMAEYFREDAKQDVLMMMDNIFRFIQAGSEVSGLMGRLPSELGYQPTLSTELSELEERICTTRSGAITSIQAVYVPADDFTDPSAVHTFNHLSASIVLSRKKMSEGLYPAVDLLQSNSKMLMPGIAGERHYRIAQEIRRTLGIYEDLKDIIAMLGINELSRDDQRMVYRARRLERFFSQPFFTSEQFTGLQGRMVSIEDTLVGCERILNDEFADYPESSFYMIGTIDEAKKP, via the coding sequence ATGGATGAACAACTGAATTTAGGCACCATAGTTTCTGTACGTGGAAGTGTAGTGGATGCGCATTTTCCATCCAGACTTCCTTCAATTTTCAATATCCTCAGAACCGGAGACAACAACGAGATCGTAATAGAAGTAAATACACACCTCAATTCAACTACTATCAGGGGTATATCGCTTACAACTACACAGGGGCTTGCAAGAGGAGCTCAGATCATCGATACCGGCAAGCCTCTGAGCGTACCTGTCGGCAAGGATCTTCTGGGCAGGATGATGAATGTCTTCGGTGAACCCATCGATTATCTGGGAGATGTGCCGGGTGAACTCCGCTCTATACATGCCAAACCCATACCGCTTAAAGAACTGTCCGCCTCATCGGAAATATTTACTACAGGCATCAAGGCCATCGATGTCCTGGCGCCGCTTCAGCGCGGAGGCAAGGCTGGCCTGTTCGGCGGTGCAGGTGTCGGAAAGACCGTTCTGATAACGGAAATCATACACAACACGGCCAAGGCGCATGAAGGCGTCAGCATATTCTGCGGCATAGGAGAGAGATGCCGCGAAGGCGAAGAGCTTTACAGGGATATGCGGGATGCAGGGGTACTCAAAAATACGGCCATGGTTTTCGGCCAGATGAACGAGCCCCCGGGAGCGCGCTTCAGGGTCGGTCACGCGGCACTTACAATGGCAGAATATTTCAGGGAAGATGCGAAGCAGGACGTGCTCATGATGATGGACAACATATTCCGCTTTATTCAGGCGGGTTCCGAGGTTTCCGGCCTTATGGGCAGGCTGCCGTCGGAACTCGGTTACCAGCCCACGCTGTCAACCGAACTGTCCGAGCTTGAAGAGCGCATCTGTACCACCAGGTCAGGGGCCATCACTTCCATACAGGCAGTTTACGTGCCGGCCGATGATTTCACCGATCCCTCGGCGGTTCATACATTCAACCACCTTTCCGCCTCCATTGTCCTTTCTAGAAAAAAGATGAGCGAAGGGCTTTATCCGGCCGTCGATCTTCTGCAGTCCAATTCAAAGATGCTCATGCCCGGCATAGCGGGTGAAAGGCATTACAGGATCGCCCAGGAGATCAGGCGGACTCTGGGCATATATGAGGACCTAAAGGACATTATCGCGATGCTTGGTATAAACGAGCTTTCAAGGGATGACCAGCGCATGGTCTACCGGGCGCGCAGGCTGGAGAGATTCTTTTCCCAGCCGTTCTTCACTTCCGAGCAGTTCACCGGCCTTCAGGGAAGGATGGTATCGATCGAGGACACGCTTGTCGGATGTGAGAGGATATTAAATGACGAGTTTGCAGATTATCCCGAGTCAAGCTTTTATATGATAGGGACAATTGACGAGGCAAAGAAACCTTGA
- a CDS encoding ATP synthase subunit I, whose translation MNPVLLLLISFLGGALLGAFYFNSLWKTVRKVTDEGKQGIFMITGYFIRTGVVLAGFYIIMSGSWERMVAALAGFILVREVMKRVFGAEKAV comes from the coding sequence ATGAATCCTGTGCTTTTGCTGCTTATATCATTTCTGGGAGGTGCCTTGCTCGGGGCGTTTTATTTCAACAGCCTGTGGAAAACGGTCAGAAAGGTGACCGATGAAGGCAAACAGGGGATATTCATGATAACCGGGTATTTCATCAGAACAGGTGTTGTGCTTGCAGGTTTCTATATAATCATGTCCGGCAGTTGGGAAAGGATGGTTGCCGCGCTCGCAGGTTTCATTCTGGTGAGGGAAGTCATGAAGCGTGTTTTTGGCGCAGAAAAGGCGGTCTAA